The sequence TTTGGGAATTTATAACTTGATAGAGGCTGATACATTGAGACCGGCTGATGTTGGTTTAGGAAACTGTGCTTTCAAAATTAATGCACCAACACTAGTGTCACTTAGTTATTGTACTTCTGTGGCAAAGGAATATATTGTTTCCAGCTTTCAAGCACTGCAATCTGCAGAAATCATCCTTTATAAATATGGCGTTGTATTAAGGGAGCAACAGATAGGTTATGGTGCTGCTGTAAGTAAGTTTTTTCGAGCACTTTCACACGTACAATGTCTAGAAATATACCCTGAAACCCTAGAGgtattcttctttgtttctgctcTGTTTATGTTTTTATGTATTATAAGGTCAACCGGACTCCTCAAAACTGATATATATACTTGTTGTTGCTTATTTGTGATGAATATAGACTCTCTTAATGGTAGATAACTTTTTAAACATCCTACCTCGTGTATTTCAAGATGTATACCAGTTGATTCTGAAAAAAGGATTAGGAGAAACCACTGATAAATCACTATTTCCATTGTTCAAAGCAGTACCTAATTTGAGGTGGCTTGTATTTGAAGAGGCGAGTGCACAAAACTTTTGATTTTTATTACCTGTCTTTTATAAATGGCAAAACAAGTGTTcggttttgatgtttttttttcttcccccaATCCAAACTCAGGACTGGCTTGacgacaataatgaagaagagCACAGTTGGGTTCCCATATGTTGACTGATGGATGCATGTTTCAACACCTACAGTCGGTTACCATTATTCGTTTTACTGGGAATGTGAGGCAGATGAGATGGGTTAAACTAATTTCGGAAACTGCAAAAGCTTTGAGCGTAATTACACTATGTGTAAGGAGTGATGATGCGTTAAATAATGAAGAACTTATGTCAGAGTTTCTACATATTCATGTAGCCTCAGAGAGATGTGAGCTTCAGTTTGACAAGTACTGATTTTTTTGAAGAAACATCTTGCATTGGTTATTCTCTTTTTAGGGTTTGGTTCGCtttttatttgtaattacattttGATCCTCAAATTATATGTAGAACTGAGCCTTCGAATCAAAACATTAGAACTGCTTATTAGATGAGATCGGTGATATCCTTCTTAGGGTTTGGTTCAATTTTTAAAATTTGCTTCTCTTTCAGATTCTCCTACTTTACCCCCTCTTAATATCAAGAAGTTGAACAAGACATTGAGATCAGTGATATCCTTCTTAGTTCTTAACCAAAACGGATTATGATGTCTTCGATGGACTAGATATTATCATATTATGCACAATGGATCTTTCTTCAAGGAGATGAAATTCGGACCAGGTGATGGGAAACTTCCGTATATTATCTTTACAGATATCCTGTAAAACACATGCACTGAAACCATCCGGTGATGGGCTATATATGACCCAAAGCATTCAAGTTTCAGAGAACTTAGTTTCCCCTAACTAGGGTACTTATGCCCGTAAGAAATGACAGGAACATGAAAAAAGGAGGCATCTAGAGGACAAACAGAGATATATTTCATTGTCCTAACAATCACAACTGATAAAGTACAATCGTAAAAAAGACTAGAATTATTTCATTTGTACGATGTTTTTCGTATGGTACTAGACTAATGCATATATTTAAAATGATACTAGACTAATATTGAAAATGATTGAAACAGCTTTGAGTAATTAATGTTGAACAAAGTTAtaagttgttttcaattataagatAAGAGATACCTAGGCGGCAGTACATAATATGACTTATATAGCAGTCattacaaaagaaaataaggacaAACCCTAAAGGAATAAACCTTAGGATATTCTAGTAAGTAACAGACAAGAACTAGAAAGCAAGTGACTCATACGATTACACGGATAGTGTTAGATTTATATTTAGGAGACAGTGTTTTATGGTTTCACAACTATGAAGATTTTGTTTATTCTTATTGATATATATAGTGAATCAGATTACATAAGAAGTTACAACAAATAGAGATATTCTAGAAAAGAACTATATTTACGTAAGACTAAGCTAGGAAAGAACTagtaaactgggaaacctagtaaACCTAGTAGACTAAACATACCGTGTACAGATATATCGCTaacacccccctcaagttggaggatTCGATCCAGATCGAATACCCAACTTGCTAACCAAATGCTGAAATTGCTTGACAGCTAAAGGTTTTGTGAATAGATCTGCAAGCTGTTCAGAAGACTGTAGATGTTGTGGTTTGATTAAGCCGTTGATCAGTTTTTCCCATACGAAAGAACAATCAATTTTGATGTGCTTCGTCCGCTCGTGGAACACTGGATTTTGAGCAATGTGAATAGCTGCCTGACTGTCACAGGAAACAATGATTGGAAGAATGCAAGGAATTCTTAAATCCTGAAACAAATAACGCATCCATTGTAGTTCTGCAGTTAAATGTGCAAGGGCACGATATTCAGCCTCAGCAGAAGAACGAGCAACCGTGGGTTGCTTTTTAGATTTCCAGGAAACTGGGCTGTTACCTATAGTAACAAGATTGTCGGGTCATTGGGCATCCTGCCAAATCAGAGTCGGTATATCCTTTGAGTACCAAAGGGGTGGAAGAGGCCAAAAAAATTCCATGACCAATAGTACCTTTAAGGTATCATAAAACATGATTAACAGCATCCAGATGAGAAGAATGAGGACGTTGCATAAATTGGCTTAAATAATTCACTGCATAAGTGATATCATGTCGTGTgactgtaagatataaaagacgACCAATTAAGCGCCGATAAATACTAGGATCTGGAAAAGTTTTACCAGCCTCGGAGTCCAGAATCCTTTAAGATATCCAGAATGTACTTCCTTTGACAgagaaaaattcctttggaagaACGAGAAACTTCTATTCCCAAGAAGTATtgtaattttcccaaatctttgatTGAGAAATAGGACGCAAGTCTTGATTTGAGAGAGGTGATGAAAATATTATCAGTACCAGTGATAattatatcatctacataaataaGGACAAAGATGGATGTATTGCCTTTATGatatgtgaagagagaattgtcaCATAATTATTTTTGAAAACCTTCAGCAAGTAACACTGAAGAAAATTTGGCAAACCATTGCCTAGAAGCTTGCTTCAGcccatataaagatttttttaatCTAAGAACTTTGGAGTGGCCCTCAGAACCTAAACCAGGTGGTAATTTCATGTATATTTCCTCATCAAGATCTccttgaagaaatgcattattGACATCAAGTTGATGGAGGGACCAGCCTCGAATGGAGGAAATGGATAATAGCACACGCATTGTGACGAGTCTAGCAACAGGAGCAAAAGTATCAtaaaaatcaattccttcttgttgaGTATATCCTTTTGCCACTAGGCGAGCTTTATATCGTTCCACTGTACCATCTgcattatatttaattttaaacaCCCATTTACAGCCTATTGCCACTTTACCCGGTGGAAGATCAACCTGAATCCAAGTGTCGTTGGCTTGTAGAGCAAGAATTTCTTTGTCCATAGTTTCTCTCCATTTAGGGCATAACTTGGCCTGTGAGTATGTTTTGGGTTCCTCCGTAAGAATCACCTTAGCTAGGAAAGCTTTATGAGCAGGAGAAAATTTATCAAACGACAAATATTCAGTCATTGGATAAACGGAAGTGGAATTGCATTTTGGAAGAGTGCAGTGATAATCCTTCAAGTATGAAGGAGCGGACTTTGTGCGAATTGGCCGTGATGATGATATATCCGTCGCAGGAGAAGTTGGTGATGAGGATAGTTCATAAGAAGTATTTCTAGTTTGCAGATTAGAGGAAGTGGTTCTCATCACATAATTGTCTTGTGATGGCGTTTCGGCATTAGATaagtgatttatgatttttctgtggttgtagtagttgtagtggtaaggggtatcgttcaaactcgaacttgtgaaggtaatggatttttagatttaaaaatatatatacaaaaatattaacaatgggtgcgagaggtaaccaagacactagattccactattacgcaaaattgattgataaatatttcaaaactctattctattcttaagtcttcttttatctttaattcactatcaatcatacaaattctcaaattttatttgtaaactttaagcatagattatcaagagatttaaccaagtataacttaaaactctgcaaaagcagcgattaggtgaattatataattaaatgaaatagttacccatttatgttgcgtgaatagcttcctccattgccttggttacgaggaaattttagccgctcatcatgttggaaaaactctcaaaatatttcattgatgctcacaagtgtttacaatgaagagaaagataaggaaatgttataaaacaggattctgcgacccacaggagGCGTCCAGAaacaacgacacagaataggtgctattgttactgaataCCTAAGACCCACATCTACGACCCACGGttgtgagtctctttcactgttgataaacgactgcttctgcgagtccgttcttcttgttcttcgtgttcatcatcagcagcagcagtagcagaaaccgagtttgggaaaactcgaatatctttttctctggctctcctcagccccccagactctcgacagacCTTCTACACGACCCCATgagttaatttatacccaacagaagcatttaatccctcgcaataacttcatataatccttcattattcggtttaaagaaaaatattctaaaaatattttcttccctgttttgtttgaTCACGCGTATGCAGCTGAAAAatcaccttaattgtcttctaaacggtccaaaagtgtgatagagtcctccatgcatcatcataacacgtccgaatccctcaaaaatcctctcaaacccgtgaatgccctgttctctgatgatgacttgtttagccgattctagccaaattcgatcgaccaAAACGCTTGAAATAGGTTTATATATATCCTAGGAACAATCTcaccaagtttcagccatttaatcaccctaaaacaccttcaaaattggatcgaaaattctgccagttgaaaggaagcttttcccgccaattttgatttttcaaataaagaagatgacctccccctaatcctgtacgggtgtccctttagcaattggggtggaaatagtaatttttctgggttcctccggtacatttctgggacgcttccggtgcatttctgaggtgcctccggtacattatcctggggtgtaatacactacttttcgagctcatttcgtcgcaaaggcttatttctctaaaaacatctacaaaaacacaaaataacacaataagtacttaatcgagtctaacaatacagaatattgagaacaaaataaacacataaatgcgtctatcaataagaCAGGTCGAGAATTTATAGGAGAATTCTTTGCCACTGGGGCCGGGGATGTCTTTGAAATAACAGATTGTTGTGTAGAGTTATCTCCATGTGGAAGTAAAATGGAGTCATAGAAAGTAATATCAGAGTCGCGTTCATGGTGAGTGATAGTTGATTGCGGAAGAGAACCGATATCATGAAAGGGAAAAATTGTTTCATGAAATACAACATCTCTGGATATGTAAATTGTCTTGTATTCAAGGTCATATATTTTATAGCCTTTCTGATTATAAGGATAGCCAACAAAAATGCCCGGTCTAGCACGAGCGTCGAATTTGTGAGATGGACGTGGATTGCGTCCAAAACAAAGGCAACCAAAAACCCGTAAATGAGAATAAGACGGTAATGTGGACAATAGCATTTCATGAGGAGATTTGTGTGATAAAACTGGGGTCGGAATTTTGTTGATTAAATATTCCCCAGTCAATATGCATTCACCCCAAAAATGCAAAGGAGCATTAGACTGAAAACGTAAAGCGCGAGCTACATTGAGGAGATGTCTATGTTTACGTTCGACAatgccattttgttgaggtgtgtagACACAGCTTGTTTGATGCAAAATACCATTCTGATGAAACCAAGATTGTAATTCTTTAGATTTAAATTCAGAACCATTATCAGAACGAAAAGTTTGAAGTTGAGGAATGAATGTAGTATGAGTCCCAGAAGTTATGGTAGCAATCTTTTGTCCATATTGCCGGATTCCAAATTGGAAATTTTTTTGTAAACATATTAGAGTTTCTGATTTTACAACCATGAGATAAACCCAAGTGCATCGAGTATAATCATCAACTAAAGTGAGAAAATATCTGGCACCCGTAGAGGATGCTACGGAAAATGGTCCCCAAAGATCAACATGAATTAGCTGGAaagcataagaagaagaagaattacttTTATTAAATGGTAACCTTGTTTGTTTAGCCAAGGGACACACAATACAAGAGTGAATGTTCTTGGAGTCAATGCAATTAAAGGTACGAGATAAGAAACGAAAACAATCCTCGCTGGGATGGCCTAAACGGCAATCCCACATATCCATTGGCTTCTTATTtgcaataaaagaaaaaacaaaaggacGGAAGCTAAAATGATATAGGCCCGCAATGCGCctactccatccaatctcctTGTTCGTTTGAAGGTCCTGGAAGACACATGAATCATGAGAGAATTTAATACAACAATCGGTTGTTTTTGTTAATTGACTAACCAATATGAGATTGAACTTAAAACTAGGAACAAGAAGAACATTTAGTAATTTGAttgtaggtgataaatcaatattaCCAACATGGCTCACAGAGGTAAACGATCCATCTGGTAATTGTACTTCAATTGGTTTATCAACCAGCGCATAAGTAGTGAAATACGATATAGAAGAGCATATATGGTGTGTAGCACCACTGTCTACAATCCAAGTAGACAAAAAGCAAGTATCCTTGGCAAAGGAGAGAGTAGTGATTGAGAGATCATACCAGCGAAGTTTGCTGCTGGAGAGGTGGTTCCGCTGCTTTTTGGGGGAGTTAACAGGTGGAGAAGCTGTGCATACTGCTCGGCAGTGATTGCCGGTGCAGCAGGGAGCTGGGCAGGAACGACAGGTTGCTGTCCAGGAGCGGCCACAGCAGCCAGGGCGTGATTTTCAGCAGCTTTGGAGGTCTCGTTTGGATAACCATGGAGTTTCCAACAAACCGGACGAGTATGGCCATGCCGGTTACAATGGTCACAAAAGGGGCGTTGGCGTTTGTTCCTGTTGGAGTTGTTGTGGACAGGACGGAACTGTGACGAAGGGCGATTGGTCCTAGTGTCTGTGCGAGCAGCAGTCAAGGCAGCAGAATCAAGGATGGGAACATCAGCAGAGTTGAGGCCTTGCTGCTCCTCTTCTTGCCTGACGAGATTGTAGAGTTTGGCCGCCGACGGCAATGGATCGGTCACTAGGAGTTGGCTTCGCAAGGCAGAGAAACGATCCTGAAGACCCTGTAAAAACTCCATAGCACGACCTTGATTATGTTGTTCAAGAATGGACTTACCAGCATGACAGATACAAGGAGTGGGAGGCCGAAAGGAATCCAATTGATCCCAAAGAGTTTTGAGTTGTGTGTAGTTGTAGTTTCAGTTTCACATTAAGTAAATCTGACATTCCCCCTCAAGATGAAGTAATGATGGCACAAAAATGCATCAGTTTGTCCCTTAGATCATCGAGTAGCGGAAGTGGCAAGCCCTTGGTGAAGACATCTGCAAGTTGTAGGGATGAGGAGATAAATTCAACGTCAATTGTGCCATCCTGAATAAGATCTCGAACATAGTGATAAATGAGCTCAATATGCTTTGTGCATGCATAGAACACCGGATTGAGAGCCAAGGCACGAGCTCCTAGATTGTCATAGAAGAGATGATGAGGCAAAGTCAGAGATATATGCAACTCATCTCGGAGAGTGGCCAGCCACATAACTTCAGAGGCGACACATGACAAGACTTTGTATTCAactctatgttgtaaaaggcgttcGCCTGGCAAAAAAAGGTGCCCAGGCGCCAAATTATACAACATTTTGGTTTTTTCTAAATAAAAGGCGCTCGCCTGCCAAGCctagcgccttttacaacatagattCAGCTTCAGTGAAAGATTTTGAGACCGTAGGTTGCTTCTTAGATTGCCAGGAAATCAGAGTAGAATCCAGAAATACACAGTACCCTGATGTAGACTTTCTTGAGTCCGGACAACCATCCCAATCTGAGTCCGAGTAGCCTGTAAGCTGAGTGATATCACCAGGAGAGATTGTAATACCTGAACCCATTGAGTGATTAAGGTATCTGAGTATACGCTTCACAAGTAGCATGTGTTCAGATGTTGAAGCATgcatgaattgagaggtatagtTGACTGCAAATGTGATATCAGGCCTAGTGAGAGTTAAATATTGTAAGCCTCCAACAATCCTGCTATACTCAGCTAGATTTGATAATGGTTCACCGGCATGCGGAGATACTCTATTTCCAGAGGCAACAGAAGTGGTGCAAGGCTTGCAGTCAAGCATATCAGTTCTCTCAAGCAGATCAGCAGTGTACTTTGTCTGAGTTAGAAGTAGAGAGTTGCTGCTAGTTGAT comes from Papaver somniferum cultivar HN1 chromosome 7, ASM357369v1, whole genome shotgun sequence and encodes:
- the LOC113293959 gene encoding uncharacterized protein LOC113293959, producing the protein MSTYFFMKDLGDLHLSLGMEVTRSTSSNSLLLTQTKYTADLLERTDMLDCKPCTTSVASGNRVSPHAGEPLSNLAEYSRIVGGLQYLTLTRPDITFAVNYTSQFMHASTSEHMLLVKRILRYLNHSMGSGITISPGDITQLTGYSDSDWDGCPDSRKSTSGYCVFLDSTLISWQSKKQPTVSKSFTEAESML